In Rahnella aquatilis CIP 78.65 = ATCC 33071, one DNA window encodes the following:
- a CDS encoding sugar ABC transporter ATP-binding protein produces MRNISISFAGFPALRQVNFTLEGGSVHALVGANGAGKSTLMAVLSGTHEHYTGQITIDGEAVNIRLPHHARQHGIHLVQQEVDVALVPTLNVAENIMLDRLSEPGHLHNWSQLYHQAQLLTDQLGLNISLRARIESCTLAEKQLILLARALSHKCRFLILDEPTAPLDQAESARLFALVRKLKAAGMAIVFISHRIHELRDICDRMTVLRDGRLVSDDSMDGLSNEHIIEKMIGHQLDDIYPPRRPPHSGETLLSIQGMHDKDKLRDISLRLHRGEILGIAGLAGAGKTELCKALFGATPSQVDSGELNGKPWKPKEPHLSVEQGLALVPEERRKEGIFIDENIPMNLSVTADDTFSRWSIFSTRQSLSWAKDIIGRLGIRASGPMQKLARLSGGNQQKVAIGKWLRSESQVLIFDEPTKGVDIKAKTDVFRLIDGLAQQGKGIIYASGEFAELVGLCDRILVLWDGRIVAELNAADVDEETLLVYSTGGIPA; encoded by the coding sequence CCTGCGTCAGGTGAATTTCACGCTGGAAGGCGGCTCCGTTCATGCCTTAGTCGGGGCGAATGGCGCGGGGAAATCAACGCTGATGGCCGTGCTTTCCGGCACACATGAGCATTACACCGGGCAGATCACCATCGACGGTGAGGCAGTAAATATCCGTCTTCCCCATCATGCCCGCCAGCACGGGATCCACCTGGTACAACAGGAAGTGGATGTTGCGCTGGTGCCGACGCTCAATGTCGCCGAAAACATCATGCTGGACCGGCTGTCCGAGCCGGGCCATTTGCACAACTGGTCGCAGCTATACCATCAGGCGCAGTTGCTGACCGACCAGCTTGGGCTGAACATCAGCCTGCGGGCGCGGATCGAAAGCTGCACACTGGCCGAGAAACAACTGATTTTGCTGGCACGTGCGTTATCGCATAAATGCCGCTTTCTGATCCTCGATGAACCGACCGCGCCGCTGGATCAGGCGGAAAGTGCCCGCCTGTTCGCGCTGGTGCGCAAGCTGAAAGCCGCCGGAATGGCGATCGTATTTATCTCGCACCGCATCCATGAACTGCGCGATATCTGCGACCGCATGACGGTGCTGCGTGACGGACGTCTGGTCAGCGATGACAGCATGGACGGTCTGAGCAATGAACACATTATCGAGAAAATGATCGGCCATCAGCTCGACGATATTTATCCACCGCGCCGCCCGCCGCACAGTGGTGAAACGCTGCTAAGCATTCAGGGAATGCACGATAAAGACAAACTGCGCGATATCTCGCTGCGCCTGCATCGCGGGGAAATTCTCGGGATTGCCGGGCTGGCCGGTGCCGGAAAAACTGAACTGTGCAAAGCACTGTTCGGCGCGACGCCGAGTCAGGTCGACAGCGGTGAACTGAATGGCAAACCCTGGAAGCCAAAAGAGCCGCATCTTTCTGTGGAACAGGGACTGGCGTTAGTGCCGGAAGAAAGGCGCAAGGAAGGGATTTTCATTGACGAAAATATCCCGATGAACCTGAGTGTCACGGCTGACGATACGTTTTCGCGCTGGAGTATTTTCAGTACGCGGCAGTCGCTGTCATGGGCAAAAGACATTATCGGCCGTTTAGGCATTCGCGCTTCCGGGCCGATGCAGAAGCTGGCACGGCTTTCCGGCGGCAATCAGCAAAAGGTTGCCATCGGGAAATGGCTGCGCAGTGAGAGTCAGGTGCTGATTTTCGACGAACCGACCAAAGGCGTGGACATCAAGGCCAAAACGGACGTGTTCAGGCTGATCGACGGCCTGGCGCAACAGGGAAAAGGCATTATTTATGCTTCCGGTGAGTTCGCCGAACTGGTCGGTTTATGCGACCGCATTCTGGTGTTATGGGATGGCCGTATCGTCGCCGAACTGAACGCCGCAGACGTCGACGAAGAAACCTTATTAGTCTATTCAACCGGAGGAATACCCGCGTGA
- a CDS encoding helix-turn-helix domain-containing protein — protein MGEGQDNHDLRLAERLAELRVSQGWSLEQLAQMTGISRATLSRVERAETSPTASLLGKLSAAYGLTTSRLLMALEDNPPELIRASQQPVWHDRATGFERRSVSAPAPGFRAELMSGVLKAGASITYDAPPVEGLEQHIWMLEGILEFTLDGRSYRLEPGDCLRFHLHGSTSFKVPGPADARYAIVISRP, from the coding sequence ATGGGAGAAGGCCAGGACAATCACGATCTCCGTCTGGCGGAACGGCTGGCAGAATTACGCGTCAGCCAGGGCTGGTCACTTGAACAACTGGCGCAGATGACCGGCATCAGCCGCGCGACACTTTCACGCGTGGAGCGGGCAGAAACCAGCCCGACGGCCTCGTTGCTGGGCAAACTGAGTGCGGCTTACGGGCTGACCACTTCCCGTTTGCTGATGGCGCTGGAAGATAATCCCCCGGAGCTTATCCGCGCATCGCAACAACCGGTGTGGCATGACCGGGCAACCGGTTTTGAGCGTCGTTCCGTTTCCGCACCGGCACCGGGTTTTCGCGCTGAGCTGATGTCCGGTGTGCTGAAGGCTGGCGCCAGCATTACTTACGACGCACCGCCGGTAGAGGGTCTTGAACAGCATATCTGGATGCTGGAAGGCATTCTGGAATTCACGCTTGATGGCCGCAGCTACCGGCTTGAACCGGGCGACTGCCTGCGGTTTCATCTCCACGGCAGCACCTCTTTCAAGGTGCCCGGCCCGGCAGATGCCCGCTATGCCATCGTCATTTCACGTCCTTAA
- a CDS encoding GNAT family N-acetyltransferase, whose protein sequence is MQNSNEVVVSEVQGGVLSPGDRDALAETLMQSVALGASIGFILPFGFVQAQAFWQKLLPAFERGEKRLLVARLGGKIAGTVQLVVDQPANGAHRGDVVKLMVHPDGRRKGIARKLMMAVEALAREEGKTLLVLDTVTGSPAQTLYENLGFTLSGTIPHYAMSTGGKLESTSVMYKVLV, encoded by the coding sequence ATGCAAAACAGCAATGAAGTGGTGGTCAGTGAAGTACAGGGCGGCGTATTGTCGCCAGGTGATCGGGATGCGCTGGCTGAAACGCTGATGCAGTCCGTGGCGCTGGGTGCCAGCATCGGTTTTATTCTGCCTTTCGGTTTTGTGCAGGCGCAGGCGTTCTGGCAAAAGTTGTTACCGGCTTTTGAGCGTGGCGAAAAACGTCTGCTGGTGGCGCGTCTGGGGGGAAAAATTGCGGGTACCGTGCAGCTTGTCGTCGATCAACCTGCCAACGGCGCGCATCGCGGTGATGTGGTGAAACTGATGGTGCATCCTGACGGGCGGCGCAAAGGTATCGCCCGAAAACTGATGATGGCGGTCGAAGCCCTGGCACGGGAAGAGGGCAAAACACTGCTGGTGCTCGATACCGTCACCGGCAGTCCGGCGCAGACGTTGTATGAAAATCTGGGTTTTACCCTGAGCGGAACGATCCCGCACTATGCGATGTCGACGGGGGGAAAGCTGGAATCGACCAGTGTGATGTATAAGGTGCTGGTGTGA
- a CDS encoding MerR family transcriptional regulator, with product MSLYSIGEVARICGINPVTLRAWQRRYGLLKPQRTEGGHRLFNDDDLDTIRTILGWINRGIPVGQVKSLLEGKVDALPGGWSQSEHQLLTALQDGRPQKVRQLMMEFGREYPAATFVKNVLRPLRERLSSGDARLLMLRSQLDGLIIEHAVMCMNAARKRPGAVATLIGWGHTDSTELWLEAIVRCEEGFQIEILPVPLSEPYLENLSGSQILLWSEGKLTQVQRQRLQNWMDQGLSIMLLGSSAVLLGAEETDAEEGGFSERLRGGDPHASLHTGPVRQKGKNND from the coding sequence ATGTCTCTGTACAGCATCGGTGAAGTCGCCCGAATTTGTGGTATCAACCCGGTCACGTTGCGTGCCTGGCAGCGGCGTTATGGCCTGCTGAAGCCACAGCGCACAGAGGGTGGCCATCGTCTGTTTAATGATGATGATCTCGATACCATCCGCACCATTCTGGGCTGGATCAATCGCGGTATTCCGGTTGGTCAGGTGAAATCTTTGCTGGAAGGTAAAGTGGACGCGCTACCCGGTGGCTGGTCGCAGTCAGAACATCAGTTGCTGACTGCCTTACAGGATGGTCGTCCGCAAAAAGTTCGTCAGCTGATGATGGAATTCGGTCGAGAATATCCGGCGGCCACATTTGTGAAGAACGTGCTTCGCCCGCTGCGTGAACGCCTGAGTTCCGGCGATGCGCGACTGCTGATGTTACGCAGCCAGCTTGACGGGCTGATCATTGAACACGCAGTGATGTGTATGAACGCTGCCCGTAAACGCCCCGGAGCGGTTGCCACACTGATCGGCTGGGGACATACAGACAGCACCGAATTGTGGCTTGAAGCCATCGTGCGCTGCGAAGAAGGTTTTCAGATCGAGATATTACCGGTTCCGCTCAGCGAACCGTATCTGGAAAACCTGAGCGGTTCGCAAATTCTGTTGTGGTCCGAAGGCAAGCTGACGCAGGTCCAGCGCCAGCGCCTGCAGAACTGGATGGATCAGGGGTTGTCGATCATGCTGCTGGGCAGTTCTGCGGTTCTGCTTGGCGCAGAAGAAACAGACGCAGAGGAAGGCGGGTTCAGCGAACGTCTCCGGGGCGGTGATCCTCATGCCAGTCTTCATACCGGGCCAGTTCGCCAGAAAGGAAAAAATAATGACTAA
- a CDS encoding ABC transporter permease: MSKENVPDARLPWRHQLFEFLYKWGMLLTVVLLIAAFGLASDNFLEPSNIINILRSIAIVTVIAIGVSISLAVGGFDLSVGSTASLANALVISMFVWHGFGTTEAILITLALCTLVGLFNAFLIVILKIPDMLATLASLFVIQGAAMTYSYGGSITENMLLPSGDMAEGTVPAVFSLLGQVPVIVIVMAVVTLAVQLFMSLTKHGRRMYAIGGNPLAARLAGIRTARYRVIAYVMSSVLAGAGGILLASRIGSSQVNAGGGYLMDAVAAAYIGFSLAGSGKPNALGTLLGAVILGVLSNGLVMLSVPYYAMDIIKGLVLAVALALTYIQKR; the protein is encoded by the coding sequence GTGAGTAAAGAAAACGTGCCCGACGCCCGCCTGCCGTGGCGTCATCAGCTGTTTGAATTTTTGTATAAATGGGGCATGTTGCTGACCGTGGTATTGCTGATCGCCGCGTTTGGCCTGGCCTCAGATAATTTCCTCGAACCGTCGAACATCATCAACATTTTGCGTTCAATTGCTATCGTGACGGTGATTGCCATCGGCGTGTCGATTTCCCTGGCGGTCGGCGGCTTCGATTTATCGGTCGGTTCAACGGCGTCGCTCGCCAATGCGCTGGTGATTTCGATGTTCGTCTGGCACGGTTTCGGCACCACCGAAGCGATACTGATCACGCTGGCGTTGTGTACGCTGGTCGGACTGTTCAATGCCTTTCTGATCGTCATCCTGAAAATTCCTGACATGCTGGCGACGCTCGCCAGTCTGTTCGTGATCCAGGGTGCGGCCATGACCTACAGCTATGGCGGTTCGATCACTGAAAATATGTTATTGCCCAGCGGTGACATGGCTGAAGGCACGGTGCCTGCGGTGTTCAGCCTGCTCGGACAGGTGCCGGTGATTGTGATCGTGATGGCCGTCGTGACCCTTGCGGTACAATTGTTTATGTCACTGACCAAACATGGCCGCCGTATGTACGCCATCGGCGGTAACCCGCTGGCCGCGCGTCTGGCCGGGATCCGCACCGCCCGTTATCGTGTTATCGCTTACGTGATGTCATCGGTACTGGCCGGTGCCGGCGGGATTTTGCTGGCCTCACGCATTGGTTCTTCGCAGGTGAATGCCGGTGGCGGTTATCTGATGGACGCCGTTGCCGCCGCGTATATCGGTTTTTCACTGGCGGGTTCCGGTAAGCCTAATGCGCTCGGCACACTGCTTGGTGCGGTGATTTTGGGCGTGCTGTCGAACGGGCTGGTGATGCTGTCAGTGCCGTATTATGCGATGGATATCATCAAAGGGTTAGTGCTGGCGGTGGCGTTAGCGCTGACGTATATCCAGAAACGGTGA